The following are encoded together in the Chromatiaceae bacterium genome:
- a CDS encoding DUF2061 domain-containing protein, translated as MIKTLTFALVHFTVAFTVAYALSGSLVIGGAIALVEPIINTVAYFFHEKIWERIRVNREAVAAGLPA; from the coding sequence ATGATCAAGACCCTGACCTTCGCCCTCGTCCATTTCACCGTCGCCTTCACCGTGGCCTATGCCTTGAGCGGCAGTCTGGTCATCGGCGGCGCCATTGCCCTGGTCGAGCCCATCATCAACACCGTCGCCTACTTCTTCCACGAGAAAATATGGGAGAGGATTCGGGTCAACCGCGAGGCGGTGGCGGCGGGCTTGCCCGCCTGA
- a CDS encoding DegT/DnrJ/EryC1/StrS family aminotransferase, with protein sequence MNFVDLKTQYERIQADVQARIQTVLEHGRYVMGPEITELEERLAAWVGVRHGIAVASGTDALLIALMALDLGPGDEVITTPFTFIATAEVIALLGAKPVFVDIDPRTYNISPTAIAAAIGPRTRVIMPVSLYGQCADMDAINAIAARHGLPVIEDAAQSLGATYRGRASCGLSTIGCTSFFPSKPLGAYGDGGACFTDDEDLALAMRQICDHGQDRRYHHVRIGVNGRLDSLQAAILLAKLAIFPDEVAARARLGARYSELLAGAPCVTPFIEAHNTSVFAQYTVHLEDREAVVARLGEQGIPTSVHYPIPLNLQPAFADTGPPAGALPEAERAAAGVLSLPMHPYLQDAEQRQVAEALRGALRA encoded by the coding sequence ATGAACTTCGTCGATCTCAAGACCCAATACGAGCGCATCCAGGCCGATGTCCAGGCCCGCATCCAGACCGTCCTGGAGCATGGGCGCTATGTCATGGGTCCCGAGATCACCGAATTGGAAGAGCGGCTGGCGGCCTGGGTCGGCGTCCGACATGGCATAGCCGTGGCCTCGGGCACCGATGCCCTCCTGATCGCCCTGATGGCCCTGGACCTGGGACCCGGCGACGAGGTCATCACCACCCCCTTCACCTTCATCGCCACCGCCGAGGTCATCGCCCTGCTGGGCGCCAAGCCGGTCTTCGTGGATATCGACCCGCGCACCTACAACATCAGCCCAACCGCCATCGCCGCCGCCATCGGTCCCCGCACCCGGGTCATCATGCCGGTCAGTCTCTATGGCCAGTGCGCGGATATGGACGCCATCAACGCCATCGCCGCGCGGCATGGGCTGCCCGTGATCGAGGATGCCGCCCAGAGTCTGGGCGCCACCTACCGGGGGCGAGCCTCCTGTGGCCTCTCCACCATCGGTTGCACCAGCTTCTTTCCCTCCAAGCCCCTTGGCGCCTACGGGGACGGTGGCGCTTGCTTCACCGATGACGAGGATCTCGCCCTGGCCATGCGCCAGATCTGTGACCACGGTCAGGACCGGCGTTATCACCACGTCCGCATCGGCGTCAACGGGCGTCTGGATTCACTCCAGGCCGCCATCCTCCTGGCCAAGCTCGCCATCTTCCCGGACGAGGTCGCCGCCCGCGCCCGCCTGGGTGCCCGTTACTCCGAACTCCTGGCGGGGGCGCCCTGTGTGACGCCCTTCATCGAGGCCCACAACACCAGTGTCTTTGCCCAGTACACGGTGCATCTGGAGGACCGGGAGGCCGTCGTGGCCCGCCTCGGGGAGCAGGGCATTCCCACCTCGGTCCATTACCCCATCCCCCTCAACCTCCAGCCGGCCTTCGCCGACACCGGGCCGCCCGCCGGCGCCCTGCCCGAGGCCGAGCGCGCCGCCGCCGGGGTTCTCAGCCTGCCCATGCACCCCTATCTTCAGGACGCCGAGCAGCGCCAGGTCGCCGAGGCCTTGCGCGGGGCCCTGAGGGCCTGA